The sequence ATGAAAAAAAAGACTAGCATGATGCCGATATTACCTGCCTTAAGGTCGAGGAACTATCAGCTGTTTTTCGCAGGCCAAGGGCTGTCCTTGATTGGAACCTGGATGACCCAAGTTGCAACAATTTGGCTTGTTTATAGCCTTACAAATTCTGCTTTGCTACTTGGTGTTGTTGGATTTGCTGGTCAAATACCCAGTTTTATTTTAACTCCTTTTGGAGGTGTAATAGTAGATAGATTTCCGCGCCATCGGCTGTTAATTGCCACTCAAATAATGGCGATGATCCAGTCGTTAGCCCTAGCATTTATAGCATTAACAGGGATAATCAATATATGGCAAATTATTGTACTGAGTGTATTTCAAGGGGTTATAAATGCAGTTGATGCACCAGCCAGACAGGCATTCGTACCAGAAATTGTAGAAAAAAAAGAGGATTTAGCAAATGCGATCGCTCTCAATTCTTCCATGTTTAATGGGGCGCGACTAATTGGCCCTGCTATTGGAGGTTTGTTAGTTGCCTCAGTTGGTGCAGGTTACTGTTTTCTCATTGATGGCATTAGCTATATTGCCGTTATTATAGCTTTGCTAGCAATGAAGCTAGAACCCAGGAAAATAAAAGTTTCTAATAAACATCCTTGGAAAACATTGAAAGAAGGATTTGCATATACCTTCGGCTTCCCACCAATTCGTTACATCATCATGCTGCTGGCTTTAGTCAGCTTTATGGGAATGCAATATACCGTTCTCGTGCCAATTTTTGCTACTAATATTCTTCATGGTGGCGCTGAAACGCTAGGTTTTTTGATGGCGGCTTCGGGAGTTGGGGCGTTAATTGGCGCGGTTCATCTAAGTACTCGACCAAGCATTTTAGGATTGGGCAAATTAATTGCTTTTGCTCCAGCCTTGATGGGAATTGGCCTTATTGGTTTTGCTCTATCCCGCGTGCTAGTAATTTCTTTACTGATGATGTTGCTGGTGGGTTTAGGTTTTATTCTGCAATTTACATCTAGCAATACAGTCGTCCAAACAATTGTCGAGGATGATAAGCGCGGACGGGTAATGAGTATATATACAA is a genomic window of Microcoleus sp. FACHB-831 containing:
- a CDS encoding MFS transporter, whose protein sequence is MKKKTSMMPILPALRSRNYQLFFAGQGLSLIGTWMTQVATIWLVYSLTNSALLLGVVGFAGQIPSFILTPFGGVIVDRFPRHRLLIATQIMAMIQSLALAFIALTGIINIWQIIVLSVFQGVINAVDAPARQAFVPEIVEKKEDLANAIALNSSMFNGARLIGPAIGGLLVASVGAGYCFLIDGISYIAVIIALLAMKLEPRKIKVSNKHPWKTLKEGFAYTFGFPPIRYIIMLLALVSFMGMQYTVLVPIFATNILHGGAETLGFLMAASGVGALIGAVHLSTRPSILGLGKLIAFAPALMGIGLIGFALSRVLVISLLMMLLVGLGFILQFTSSNTVVQTIVEDDKRGRVMSIYTMAFFGVVPLGNLLAGSLASRIGAPNTLIIAGSFCILGSILFSKQLPKLRDIIRPIYTKIGII